AGGGCCTGGGGCGGTATGAGGTCGGGCAGCACGCCCACGGAGGTGGAGATGAGAGGCCTGCCGCAGGCCATGATCTCCATGGGCGCGCGGGCGATGGTCTCGGAAAAGAGGGAGGCGCACACGCCCACGTCCAGGGCCGAGAGGCAGGCGGCCACATCGTCGCGCGGCCCGGTGACGCGCACGCCGTCCTCGATCCCCGCCTCGCGGCACCAGGCCATGACCTGCTCCGTGGAGAGGGTGGTGGGGAAGCCGACGAGGAAGAGGCGCGCGCGGTGCATGCCGTCGCGCTGCCTGAGCCTGCCCATGGCGGCGATCAGCTCGCGCTGGCCCTTGACCTCGTCGAAGCGGCCCACGATGCCCACGACCTGGTCGTCCGGCGTGAAGCCGAACTCCGCGCGCACCCGCTCGCGGCCCGCAGCGTCGAAGCGGAAGCAGTCCGTGTCCACGCCGCCGAGGATGGTCCAGACCTTGGAGCGGGGCAGGCCCATCTCGCGCACGAAGTGGCGCGCCATGCGGCTGTTGGTGGCGATCACGGCGTCGGCCGCGTCGCGGTGCAGCCACGTGTTGGGCAGGTTGGCCTTGGGCAGGCGCTGGTCGCCGCGCGTGCGCACGAGCCTGAAGGCGCGCGTGCGCAGCTTGAGGATCGCCCAGAGCAGGAAGGACTCGCCGCGGTGGCAGTCCACCACGTCGGGCCTGAAGTCGCTGACGAGCGCCGCGATGTCGCGGTAGAGCGCGGCCATGCGCAGGGGGTTCTGGGTGTTCAGCTCCATGGGGACCGGGGCGAGCCCCCACCTCTCGGCCACGCCGAAGCTCTCGGTGCCGGGCAGGCCCACGACCAGCGCCTCGTGCCCGGCCTCGCGCATGAGGCGGGCCAGGAAGAAGGCGTACCAGGCCGTGGCGTTGAAGAAGCGGACGTTGACCACCTGTATGGCGCGCATGGCGCGCACTATGGCGGTATCGGCGGCAAATGGCAACGCCCGGCGCGAAACGGCCGGAAGGTCGTGCGCGGGAGGCTAGAACAGCCAGCCGACGACGTACTTCGCGGCGGTGTAGACGATGACCGCGGCCAGCCCCCACTTGATGGCCCTGGCAGGGACGAATTTCTGGCAGCGCGCGCCGAGGTACATGCCGAGCATGCCGCCCGCGCCGAAGAGAAGACCCAGCGACCAGTCCGGGGCCACGGACATGTGCGGATAGAAGGGGGCGATGGCCTGGTAGAAGGCCACGCCGAAGACCGAGGTCACGAAGGTGCCCATGAGCGCGGCCCCGGCCACGGTGTAGATGGGCAGGCCGAAGACCGAGACGAAGAAGGGGGCGATGATGGAGCCGCCGCCGATGCCGTAGACCCCGCCGACCACGCCGACCACGAGGCTCAGGAGGAAGATGCCGGGCGAGGAGACGGTGAAGCGCTCGCCGTAGAACTCGTAGGAGACGTGGCGCAGGTTCCAGGCGAGGACCCGGGTCGTGGGCAGGGGCTCGCAGGTCTCCTTCGCACGCTTCCTGTGCGCGGCCACGAGCTCCTGGAAGCGCTTCTCGGCCGCGGCCTTGTCGCCCTTCCTGCACGTCAGGTCGCGGACCATGCGCAGGCCGATGTAGAGCAGCACGAGTCCCGCGAACATCTTGAAGTTGCGCGGGTCCGGCAGCCAGCGAACGCGGGCGATGGCGCCCAGGAAGACCCCGGGCAGGGTGCCGACGATGACCACCCAGGTCAGCGGCCAGACCATGCGGCCCTCGCGGATGTAGCGGTAGACCCCGGACGGGATGGCCACGATGTTGAAGAGCTGGTTCGTGGCGCTCACGGACGGGTTCGTGTATCCGAGGAAGGACATCTGGAAGGGCAGCAGCAGGAAGGCGCCCGAGATGCCGCCCATGGACGTGAAGAACGAGATGCAGAAGGCCACCAGGGGCGGGACCCAGGGCGCTACGTCTATGCCCGCGACGGCGAAGTGCATGGCGGCCTCCCTCCGGCAAGCGGGGCGGGACCGGCCTGCCCGGGCCCTCGGCTTGCCTTGTGTCACGGAAATATGTATTTCCGTGGCAGTGAAAAAATAGCGCTTCACGGATGATTTGTCACGGGGAATCTGCACGGTCGGCCGCAGGGCGGAACGGCCGGCAAAACGCCCCGAAGGAGACGGCATGGCCCGCAGGGCGGCAGGTAAGAGGACGAAGACGGCCGGGGCGGCCAAGGCTTCGGCCAAGGCTTCGGGAAAGACGCCCGGGACCGCGCGGCGCGGCCGGAATGTGCTGACCGCGCAGGCCGCGCAGACGCAGCGTCACCTGGACACGGTGGGCCTCGCGGCGCTGGAGCAGTCGTTCCGCGCCTGGGCCGCGGCCTCGAACCGGCCGGACGTGGCGCTCTCCAGGCGCCGCATGCTCTGCGTCTTCCTGCTCCTGCGCGCGAGCGGGGCGCGGCTGGGCGAGGTGCTCGGGCTCGACGAGCGCGCGGACGTGGACTGCGCCACGGGCGCGGTGCGCTTTGCCGGGCGCGAGGTGCAGCTCTCGGCCGAGGTCTGCGCCGAGGTCGCCGCGCTCATGGAGCACCCCGGCTCGGCCCCGCTCGCCGGACGCCTCTTCTCCCTGGACCAGGGCCAGGTGCGGCGCACCTTCGCCCAGCGCGCGGCCGCGGCCGGGCTGCCGCGCGAGCTCTCGAGCCCCACGGTGCTGCGCCGCTCGCGCGCCGTGGAGATGCTCGGCGGCGGGGTGCCGCTGTCCGTGGTGCAGAAGACGCTCGGCCAGTCCAGCCCGAGCCTCACGGCCGCCTGGCACGGCTACTCCGAGGACGACGCGCGGCGCCTGGTGGCGCGCTTCATGGAGCGTGAACGCCGCCGCACCTCCGCGCGCAACGCCTTCTTCGGCCGCATCACGGGCATCAGAACGGGCGAGGTCCAGGCCCTGGTGGAGGTGGAGGCCGTGGGCGGGCAGCGGCTGCGCTCCATGATCACCGTGGGCAGCGTGGCCTCGCTGGGGCTTCACGAGGGCGCCATGGTCACGGCCGAGATCAAGGCGCCCTGGGTGCTCATCGCCCCGGCGGAGCAGGACGGCGCGCCCGGCCCCGCGGCCGAGTCCGGCGCCGCGGCCGGGCCCGGCGAACCGGCGGCCATGAGCGCGGAGAACCGCTACCTGGGCGTGGTGCGCGAGGTGCACCGGGGCAGCGTGACCACCGAGGTGGTCACCGAGCTTGCCGACGGCACGGCCGTGTGCGCCGTGGTCACCACGGCCAGCGCGGACGGCCTTTCCCTCGTGCCGGGCCGCAGGGCCTGGGTCTTCTGGAGCGCGTTCGCGGTCATCCTGAACGTGGAGCAGGGGAGCGGCCCGCTCTTTCCGTAGCGCACGCGGCCTTCGCGGGAGGGGGAGGGAGCGCCCGCCGCGCCTTGCCCCATGCCGCCGCATGGCGTATAGCCGGGCCATGCATGATCTTTTCATCCGCACAGCCATGAGGGCCGCGGGGGGGCGGGCATGAAGACCTGCCCCAAATGCGGCGAGAACGCATCCGACCAGGCGCGCTTCTGCCCGTCCTGCGGGACGAAGCTGGACGGCGCGCAGCGCGACGACACGGCCTCGAGCGGCCGCTTCGGCGCCTTCTCCGCGAACGGTTCCAGCGATGGGCCCGACGGCGGACCCGACGAAGACCCCTGGGCGCACCTGAAGGCCAGGCGCGCGGCCGAGGAGGCCGCGAGCGGCGACCGTCCGCCCGCGGGCGCGGCCTACGCGGACTTCCCGCGCAGGCTGCTGGCCTTCGTGGTGGACCAGCTCCTGCTCGGCGGCTGCTCGTGGATCGTGGGGATGGTCATCGGCCTGCTCATGAACGTGACCATCGGCAAGAACGGCCAGCCGCCCGAGGCCTTCGAGGACATGTTCCTGATCATCGGCGTCTCGCTCTCCTGGGGCTACTACGCGCTCTTCGAGTCCTCGCCCTGGCAGGCCACGCCGGGCAAGCGCCTGCTGAACCTCTTTGTCACCGACCTCTCGGGCCGCCGCCTCGGCTTCGGCCGCGCCTCGGCCCGCTTCTTCGGCAAGTTCGTCTCGGGCTTCATCTTCCTGCTCGGCTACATCATGGCCGCCTTCACCCGCCGCCGCCAGGCCCTGCACGACATGATCGCGGGCACCCTGGTGCTGCGCAAGGAATAGCCTCCCCCCTCCGGGAATGCGGCCGTCCCCGTCGAAGAACCGAAACCCCAGGCCGTTCCGAAAGTCCCAGATGCAAGGCGCAAGAAAAGTTCAAGCCCGAAGCGTATTTTGACATACGCGAGGGTTTGAACTTTTCGCGGCAACGCAGCAGATGGGGCTTTCGGGACGGCCTGGTCAGTCTTCGCGCAGGGCTTCGACGAGATTCATGCGCGCGGCGCGCACGGAGGGGATGATGCCGCCCACGAGCCCCATGACCAGGGAGAAGCCGATGGACTCGGCCGCGATGGCCGGGGTCAGGGTGAAGCGGAAGGCGAGCTCCGCGAAGGTCTGGAAGTTGGTCGTGGAGACGCTGACCGAGAGGAGCAGCGAGGCCGCGCCCAGGCCGATGAGCCCGCCGAGCCCCCCGAGCAGCAGCGACTCCATGAGGAAGGCCGCGAGGATGGCCCCGCGCGAGAAGCCGAGCGCGCGCAGCGTGCCGATCTCCGCCGTGCGGCCCGCCACGGCCGAGAACATGGTGATCATGGCCCCCACCACCGCGCCCACCGAGAAGATCACGGTCAGCGAGAGGCCGAGGATGCGCAGGAACTTGGCCAGCATCTCGGACTGCTTGGCGTAGAAGGCGGGCTCGCGCTCGAGCTGCACGGTCAGGCGCGGGTCGTGCTCCACGCGCTCCTTGAGCCGCGAGAAGAGGCTCGGGTCGCGCAGGCGCAGGAGCACCGAGGAGTAGGACTGCCGCCTGAAGGCCTGCATGAACTGCCTGCCGTCCCCCCAGATCTCCGAGGAGAATCCCGTGTTCCCGGCGTCGAACACGCCGACCACCCGCCAGGTGCGCGCGGCGAACGAGAGCGAGGCGCCGAGGTTCACGCCCGAGAAGTCGCGCACCACGCTCTGGCCGACCATGATCTCCGTGGAGCCGGGCTGCGGCGGGCGGCCGAGGACCACGCGCACCTGGGGGCGCAGCGCCAGGGAGTCCGTGTCCATACCGCGCAGGACCACGTTGGAGCGCGTGCCCGAGCGCTTGGACAGGACCATGAGCACCACCACCTCCTTGGCGGCCATGGGCTGCCCCGCGCCGTTCAAGGCAACCTCGGGCTCGGTGGTCAGGATGTCGGCCTCGGCGCGCTCCACGCTGCTCTGCACCTCGGTGTCCGCGGACTTGCGGATGGCCACGGCGTTGTCCGGCGAGCCGGTGGAGACGAGCGTCTTCTCCAGCCCCTCGGTGAGCATGAGCACCGAGGCGAAGACGAAGACCACGAGCCCCATGCCCAGGGCGGTGAGCGCCGTGGTCATCTTGCGCGTGGCCAGGTTGCGCAGGCTGTAGAAGAAGAGCAGGGACATCCGGCGGATTTCCTCAGCCTACCCGGCGCAGGGCGTGCGCCACGGGGATGCGGGCCGCCGAGACGGCGGGGAAGATGCCCGCCAGGAAGCCGACCGCGGCGCTCAGCCCCGCGTCGAGCAGGATGGTGGTCTCGGAGACGTTGAAGATGGGAAAGTACTGCCCGAGCGCGGAGCGGAAGAAGTCGGCCAGGGGGAAGGTGAGGGCGAGGCCTATGCCCCCGCCCACGCAGGAGATGACCAGCGACTCCCCGACGATGACCAGCGCCACCGTGGCCCCGGAGAAGCCGAGCGTCTTGAACACGGCCCACTCGGCGCTGCGCTCGCGCACGCTCATGGCCATGGTGTTGGCGCAGACCACGAGGATGATGACGATGATGATCACGCTGACCAGGCGGATGGCGGTGATGATGGCCTCGCTCATGGAGACGAAGCCGAGCTGGAAGGCCTTTTCCGTCTCGGTCAGGGTCTCGGCCGAGGAGTTGGCGAAGAGCGCGTCGATGTCCTGGGCCACGCGCGCCGCGTCCTCCGGCCGCTTGACCCCGACCATGTAGAAGCCCACCTGGTCCGCCCGGCTCGGCGTGGTGCGCTTCATGGTCTCGTTCAGGTAGTCCCAGTGGAAGAGGAAGTTCGTCTCGTCCGCGGTCTGGTCGCGGCCGTGGTAGATGCCGCGGATGGTGAACTCCCAGTTGCCCGGGTAGATGGTGCCGATGAGCACCACGGTCTGCCCCACCTTCCAGCCGAAGCGGTCCGCGAGCTTTTTCCCCACGAGCGCGCCCTTGCGGTCGCGCAGGAAGGCGCGCTTCTGCGCCTGTGGCACCACGAATTCCGGGTAGAGCTTGAGATAGCTCTCGGCCTGCACCGCGAAGTTGCCGAAGAAGTTCTTCTGGTCCACGTAGTAGGCGCCGAACCAGTTGCCGTAGGACACGGTCTTCACGCCTTCCACGCCCGCGATGCGCGACTCGTAGGACAGGGGCAGGGGGAAGATGAGGGAGATGGCGTTGCGCGTCACCAGGCGCGTGGACGAGGAGGCGGCCACGCCCGCGTACCACGCGTCGATGACCGTGCGCAGCGAGCCGAAGGCGAGCACGGCCACGACCATGCCGCAGATCGTGAGCGCTGTCCGCAGGGGGTGGCGGAAGGCGTTCCTAAAGAGGATCTTGAGGAGCACTGCCCAGGCTTCCCTTGTCCAGGTAGAGCATGGTCCCGGCGCGTGCCGCTGCGTGCGGGTCGTGCGTGACCATGACGATGGTCTTGCCGAAATCCCGGTTCATGCGCTCCATGAGGTCCAGCACGTCCTCGGCGGACTTGCGGTCCAGGTCGCCCGTGGGCTCGTCCGCCACCAGCAGGAGCGGGTCCGAGACCAGGGCGCGGGCGATGGAGACGCGCTGCTGCTGGCCGCCGGAGAGCTGCTTGGGGTAGTGGCCCAGGCGGTCCGAAAGGCTCACCAGGGAGAGGGCAGCGGCCGCGTGCTCGCGCCGTTCGGCGCGCGAGAGCCCGGTGAGCAGCAGGGGCAGCTCCACGTTCTCGAGCGCCGTGAGCACCGGGATGAGGTTGTAGAACTGGAAGACGAAGCCCACGCTCTGCGAGCGCCAGCGGGCGAGCTCCGCCTCGGTCAGGTCCGAGACCTCGAGCCCGTCCACGATGATGCTGCCCGCATCCGGCTTGTCCAGCCCGGCGATGAGGTTCAGCAGCGTGGACTTGCCCGAGCCGGAGGGCCCCATGAGCGAGAGGAACTCGCCCCGGCCGATGGAAAAGGTGATGTCCTCGAGCACGGTCTCGGAGACGTCGCCCCGGCGGTAGGACTTGGACACGCCCTCGACCACCACCAGCGGCTCCTGCAGGCCGTCCGGGTGGGCGGAGAGGTGGTCCTGCGCCGAAAGGCCGGATGCGTTCGTCTCGTCCGCGGTCATGGCGCGCCTACTCGCTGACCTTGATCTTCGCGCCGTCGGAAAGCCCCTCGGGCGGGGCCACGATGACGCGCTGCCCGTTCGTGAGGCCGGAGACGATCTCCGTGAGGTCGCCGAAGGCGCGGCCCGTGGTCACGCTCGTAAGGCGCGCCTTGCCCTGCTCGGCCAGGAAGAGGCTCGCGGTGTCCGCGGGGGCGCCTTCCTTGTGCGGCAGCAGCGCGGAGGTGGGCACGGCCAGCACGGCCTTGGCCTCGTCCGGGGGGATGGGGTGCGCGAGGAAGGCCGCCTTGGCGCTCATCTCCGGCAGGATGCGCGGGTCGAGATGGTCGAAGGCCACCTTGACCATGACCGAGGCCTTGGAGCGGTCGGCCGTGGGCACGATCATGTGCACGTGGCCGTCGAAGCGCTCGCCCGGCAGGGCGTCGAGCTGCACCACGCAGGGCTGGCCCGTGCGCACCTGGGAGATGTTCGACTCCGAGACGTCGGCCTCCACCTGCAGCGAGGACATGTCCGCGATGGTCACCACCGAAGCCTTGGCGTTGGCCGCGGCGCCCAGCGGGGTGACGATGTCGCCCACGTCCGCGTCCTTGGTCAGGACCACGGCGTCGAAGGGCGCGCGGATCTCCGTGTAGTCCACGTTCACCTTGGCCTCGAGCTCGGCCTTGCGCGCGCTCTGCAGCTGCGCCTTTGCCGTGCGCACGGCGGCCTCGTCGGCGTCGAAGCTCGACTTGGCCGCGTCCACGTCCGACTGCGCCACGTAGCCGCCGGGCAGGAGCTTCTCCATGCGCAGGTAGGCGCGCCGGGTGTTGTAGAGCCGGGCCTCGGCCTCGTCGATCAGGAACTGGGCCGCGCGCACGTCCGCCCTGGCCCGCTCGAGCGCGCTCTGTACGTCCGCGCCCTCCAGCCGGGCGATGATCTGCCCGGCCTTCACCCGGTCGCCTTCCTCCACATAGAGCTCCACCAACCGGCTCGTGATCTTGGAGCCCACGGCGGCCTTGCGCTGGGCCACCACGTAGCCCGAGGCGTTCAGCAGGGTGAAGGACTGCGAGGGGTAGTAGGGCGCGGCCACGGCCACGCGCACGGAGGCGCTCGGGGTGAAGACCCCGGCCAGCCAGAGCCCGGCCAGAAGCGCGGCCAGCACCCCGATGATGACGGCGCGCCGCTTCCAGCGGCCGGAACGGCGGATGGTGGCCTTGGACTTGTCTATGCGCAGCGCGGAGAGGTCCCGCGCGCTGGTGTCGCCTGTCTGCTGCATGTGCTTCCTCGAAAGCCGGTGCTGCGCCCCGTGCGGCGGATCCCGGCCGCGCTGTCGTTTCCGGGCAGGGGCGTGAACGGTGCCATGGGAATTCGCGCGGACACGGAGTCCTCCATTACATAAACGCGGGAAGGATGGAAATGCCGGGGATTGCGAAAGTTTGTGCACGGCACGCGGACGTTTTCCTCGTCGGCGAAGCCTCGGATGAACGCGGTTCGTTCAACAAAAGGGGCGACGGAGAGGCGATTCGGTGCTATGGTCCCGGTAAATCCCCGCCCCCCGGCAGCTCCGGGAGGCAGCCCGCGAGGACGCCAGCGCATGAACCAATCCGCCCTGTTCAGCAGGAACGCCCAGATCCTGAAGCTGCTCTCCATCCTGACCATCGCCTTCGGCCACTTCTACCTGAGCTCCGGCCTGCACTACAAAGTCATGGACTACTGGTGGTGCCTGAGCGCCATCGGGCTCATCGTCTTCGCCTGCACCTCGGGCTACTTCACGGCCCTGCGTTACGGCCCGGGCTTCGACATCGGCCGCTTCTGGCGGCGCAAGCTCGTGCGCCTGGGCTACGCCTACACCACCCTGAACGTCTTCCTCGCCGCGCTCTTCCTGGCCGAGGGCAGGCACGACGTCTTCTCCTTCCACTCGTTCCTCAGCTGGATAGGCATGAAGGGCTTCCTCACCTGGTTCGGCATCCACAACCAGAGCCCCTTCGGCGCGGGGCTGTGGTTCCTCACCCTGCTGCTCCTCTTCTACCTCGCCTATCCGCTGCTCGAGCGGGTGAACCGCAACCCCGTCCCGTCCTGGCTGTTCACGGCCTCGGCCACGGCGCTGTGCCTCTGGCTGGTGGACGCCGTGCCCATGACGCACACCCTGTGGATCACCCTGGCGGGCTTCCTGCTCGGCGTCTTCCTGGCCAAGCGGGAGATCGCGCTCTCCAGGGGTGTCTGCCTCGGCGGGCTGGCCCTCCTCGGCGGCGGCATGCTGGCCCTGAACCTCGTCCTGCACGTCACGGCCGCCAACTCGGCCCTGCTCCTGGTCCTCGGCGTCCTGGCCGTGGAGGCCTGCCGCCACGTCCGCCTGCCCGAGGCCGTGGCCTCCCTGCTCCTGCCCGTCTCCTCCTATATCCTGGAGATCTACATCCTGCACGCCTACCTCTTCGTGCACCCCCTGCCGCCCAGGAACTTCCCCCTCCTGGCGCTCGACTTCCTGTCCAGCCTGACCCTCATCCTGAGCCTGGCCATGCTCCTGTCCAAGCTCGCCCAGGCCGTGCAGCGCGCCGTGGAAAGCCGCCGCACCGTGCCCGAATCGGCGTAGGGGAGAGGAGCGGCGCGTTTGTGATCGCGGAAATGCGTGTCGGTGGAGGACGGAAAAAATTCGATGCGGTCAAAAGATAAGGGCGATAGCCGAAGCGCACCGTGTGAGCCTAAAAGGTGGCTTGCTCAATTGCTGGAGCAACAATGTCCTTCCACTGTTTCATCAGTGGAATACAAGTAAGGTGATAGATCAGCCAGCATGCGTAGATTGTGGATGGGTGATAACAGGTATCCGTCGACACCTTGCCATGTGCCATCTCGTGCCTGAGAGCTGGTCCAGCTCGGTGATTGAACAACAAATCGAGTTCGTTGATGAGGTCCTCACCGAATATTTTCACCAGTCCCGCGTGGAAATTTTTGAGCAATTCCGAGAGAGAACAATCTTCCTGCAATAGGTCCGACTTGATTTTCGATGAGTCATGATTGGCGATCGATAAGACATGCCGAAGTGAGTTCTCAAGCTGGGGGATAAGCAGATGGGCGGCTGAGGCGTAGTCGCCCTGCCAGAAGCGCGTGAATCCAAGTGCGAACAGGTGGTTGTGCCCTGGTGGAACGAAAGGACTCATGCGTACGATCGGTTCAAAGTATCTGTCCTCCAATGGAAACCTGAGCATGGTAGTAAATCGTGCAGGTTCAATGAACCCAACCACGACCTGATGATACCAAAGATCAAGAAACCGAAGCGACTGCCCCTTGAACCAGTCGGCGCTGGGCTCGCCATCAAGTGGCATCGCTGGTGTTTCGGCGACAGCTTTGCCCTCGTGGTCGGCGTAGCTGGCGCCCATCAGCGAGCCGAGCACACTGTGCTCACGGTTTTCCAACGCTTGTCTTCGGAGTTCGTCGATCTTTGGAGGGCACGGCCGTAGGGCGAACTGGAGCAAGATGTCAGGGAGCGAGAGTCGTTCAAACAATTCGACTGTTTCTTGACGCTCCTGCGTAAGATCAATCGGGATGCTGAAGTGCCCAAACTCATCGAGTGAGGCATCTTGAAGCTCACGAAGTTCAGCCCTTAGCTCGTTAATGCGACTTTTGAACCCGCCCGCCTGCCGCAATTTACCGATTGCCTGTCGCGTCCAATGCACCTTCGCTGACGCTGAGTCGACCTGTCCGCGCATCCGCAGGATTTCGTCCACGGAGCAACTCTGGCAGCGTCGCTTGGCGTCATTATCACCAAGCTTCGTGTAGCCATGGGCGGCCAAATCCCACGTATCATGCAGAGGCATCGGGTAATCGCCGCCAACACGTTGGCTCGCTATCTTTTCCGCATCGGGAGCGACCTTGGACCAAACAATCAGACCATGTCTTGTCCCAAGTTCGGCGAGCCTGATAAAAGCCGCGTAGTGCCCCGTTTCAACTGCACGGTTGTAGATGAGATCAAATACTTCCCGTAGCACATTCGGCATTTCACCTCGCTTGCGGGACAACACGGCGAGTTGCAGTGCTCGATGAATCCAGTCAACAAGATCAAAGATACTGTTGGGGACGTCATCGAACTGACAAGCGAAATCACTATCAAGGCAGCGCCTTACGAGTTCGCAATATGCTTCAATTGCCAGCACTGCAGCGTTGCATTTCGTCCGATCATTGTACCAAACGATGTCCGCAACTCGTGCCCGAAGCGCGGGATGCTCGATGTTCTTAACTATGTTATTCAGGATCGTAGTTTGCTCTCCGCGAAAATCACTTGGTATGTGAGTGCGGTGAGATGAGTCTTGCCATTTCGGTACCCAGATATCACCTGGATTTTCGATCTGCATATGGATGCTGCAAAGGGCTGATAGCAGCATGTAGCCGCGCTTTGCAGCCATATCGTTATGGGATTCAGCTTCCGTTGCAGCTCGTTCAAAAGCTTGCTCAAGAGCACAAGTGTCAGCGTGCTCGACACCTTCGAGGGCGGCTGCGATGCTGAGCGTTGCTAAATCCTCAGCAGACGCGAGAACGATGGGTAAAAGGGGTGAGTCTTGGCTATCCTGGGCAACCATGGCGCGACTCCAGGTTTGCAGGAAGTTGGCGCGCCAGCCAGGATTCGAACCCGGGACCGTCGGCTTAGCGTACCACCACGGATTTGTCCGCCGCGCTGATGCGCGTTCGTGGTCTGGACTATCCCTTCGCCGTATCCCGTCCGTTCCCCGCATGGCGCGAGGGGAGGGGACGTAGGCGCCGACCGTCTAGTCTCTACACCTTCCCGGGGCTTCCGGGCTTGGCTCGGGATCACCATTCGCCCCGTCGCGCTGCGGAGGGGCGGGGCAGGCTTCCCCGAATTTGGCCGGTTCTACTCCCGGGGTTTCCCCCGGGGCACTCCTTTTCTGAAGGCCGATGCTCTATCCACCTGAGCTACTGGCGCGTGAGGCTCCCCTTAATAAAAAACGCCGCGCTTTGGAATGGATTTTCTCCCGTCCTCCCGGGCGGAGTCTTCCGGCCGCCGCTCCCGCTTCCGTCCCTGCCCGGCTTTCCTCGCCCCCTGCCGTTCTCCCGCCGATCCTCCGCGATCCTTCCCCCAGATCACGCTGTCGCTACGGCAGGGCCGCGCAGTCGCCGCATCCCGGGCGCCTCGCGGGCATATTCCGGCAGGATGGAAATTTTTCGCGGCAATCTGAAAAAAATGCTTGACGAGAATGATTCCAAGTTTAGAATGAATCAAAATTGAGAACGCAAATGGACACCACGACCCGCACCACCTCCACCCGGCCGGAAAGCGCCCCGCGCGCCGAGCGCATGCTCGGGCAGCTGAGGGACAAGGGGCTTCGCATCACGCCCCAGCGCGAAGCCATCGTCCGGCTGCTGGCCGAGGACTTCAGCCACCCGAGCGCCGACGCGGTCTTCCGCCGCGCCGTGACGCTGCACCCGTGGATGAGCCGGGCCACCGTCTACAACACCCTCAATTCGCTCATCGAGGCGGGCGTCATCCAGGACATCGACCTGGACACCGAGCGCCGCTTCGACGGCACGGGCGAGTGCCCCCACGGCCACACGGTCTGCCGGGGCTGCGGCAAGGTCGAGGACGTCGACCTGCCCCGG
The window above is part of the Desulfovibrio sp. X2 genome. Proteins encoded here:
- a CDS encoding glycosyltransferase family 4 protein encodes the protein MRAIQVVNVRFFNATAWYAFFLARLMREAGHEALVVGLPGTESFGVAERWGLAPVPMELNTQNPLRMAALYRDIAALVSDFRPDVVDCHRGESFLLWAILKLRTRAFRLVRTRGDQRLPKANLPNTWLHRDAADAVIATNSRMARHFVREMGLPRSKVWTILGGVDTDCFRFDAAGRERVRAEFGFTPDDQVVGIVGRFDEVKGQRELIAAMGRLRQRDGMHRARLFLVGFPTTLSTEQVMAWCREAGIEDGVRVTGPRDDVAACLSALDVGVCASLFSETIARAPMEIMACGRPLISTSVGVLPDLIPPQALCRPGDVPGMEELLLLALSQPEWLAAVREEEQRTMSQYSGRDFLSQTLSLYQGLITGSGGNG
- a CDS encoding sulfite exporter TauE/SafE family protein is translated as MHFAVAGIDVAPWVPPLVAFCISFFTSMGGISGAFLLLPFQMSFLGYTNPSVSATNQLFNIVAIPSGVYRYIREGRMVWPLTWVVIVGTLPGVFLGAIARVRWLPDPRNFKMFAGLVLLYIGLRMVRDLTCRKGDKAAAEKRFQELVAAHRKRAKETCEPLPTTRVLAWNLRHVSYEFYGERFTVSSPGIFLLSLVVGVVGGVYGIGGGSIIAPFFVSVFGLPIYTVAGAALMGTFVTSVFGVAFYQAIAPFYPHMSVAPDWSLGLLFGAGGMLGMYLGARCQKFVPARAIKWGLAAVIVYTAAKYVVGWLF
- a CDS encoding TOBE domain-containing protein, whose product is MARRAAGKRTKTAGAAKASAKASGKTPGTARRGRNVLTAQAAQTQRHLDTVGLAALEQSFRAWAAASNRPDVALSRRRMLCVFLLLRASGARLGEVLGLDERADVDCATGAVRFAGREVQLSAEVCAEVAALMEHPGSAPLAGRLFSLDQGQVRRTFAQRAAAAGLPRELSSPTVLRRSRAVEMLGGGVPLSVVQKTLGQSSPSLTAAWHGYSEDDARRLVARFMERERRRTSARNAFFGRITGIRTGEVQALVEVEAVGGQRLRSMITVGSVASLGLHEGAMVTAEIKAPWVLIAPAEQDGAPGPAAESGAAAGPGEPAAMSAENRYLGVVREVHRGSVTTEVVTELADGTAVCAVVTTASADGLSLVPGRRAWVFWSAFAVILNVEQGSGPLFP
- a CDS encoding RDD family protein; translation: MKTCPKCGENASDQARFCPSCGTKLDGAQRDDTASSGRFGAFSANGSSDGPDGGPDEDPWAHLKARRAAEEAASGDRPPAGAAYADFPRRLLAFVVDQLLLGGCSWIVGMVIGLLMNVTIGKNGQPPEAFEDMFLIIGVSLSWGYYALFESSPWQATPGKRLLNLFVTDLSGRRLGFGRASARFFGKFVSGFIFLLGYIMAAFTRRRQALHDMIAGTLVLRKE
- a CDS encoding ABC transporter permease, whose translation is MSLLFFYSLRNLATRKMTTALTALGMGLVVFVFASVLMLTEGLEKTLVSTGSPDNAVAIRKSADTEVQSSVERAEADILTTEPEVALNGAGQPMAAKEVVVLMVLSKRSGTRSNVVLRGMDTDSLALRPQVRVVLGRPPQPGSTEIMVGQSVVRDFSGVNLGASLSFAARTWRVVGVFDAGNTGFSSEIWGDGRQFMQAFRRQSYSSVLLRLRDPSLFSRLKERVEHDPRLTVQLEREPAFYAKQSEMLAKFLRILGLSLTVIFSVGAVVGAMITMFSAVAGRTAEIGTLRALGFSRGAILAAFLMESLLLGGLGGLIGLGAASLLLSVSVSTTNFQTFAELAFRFTLTPAIAAESIGFSLVMGLVGGIIPSVRAARMNLVEALRED
- a CDS encoding ABC transporter permease, giving the protein MLLKILFRNAFRHPLRTALTICGMVVAVLAFGSLRTVIDAWYAGVAASSSTRLVTRNAISLIFPLPLSYESRIAGVEGVKTVSYGNWFGAYYVDQKNFFGNFAVQAESYLKLYPEFVVPQAQKRAFLRDRKGALVGKKLADRFGWKVGQTVVLIGTIYPGNWEFTIRGIYHGRDQTADETNFLFHWDYLNETMKRTTPSRADQVGFYMVGVKRPEDAARVAQDIDALFANSSAETLTETEKAFQLGFVSMSEAIITAIRLVSVIIIVIILVVCANTMAMSVRERSAEWAVFKTLGFSGATVALVIVGESLVISCVGGGIGLALTFPLADFFRSALGQYFPIFNVSETTILLDAGLSAAVGFLAGIFPAVSAARIPVAHALRRVG
- a CDS encoding ABC transporter ATP-binding protein — protein: MQEPLVVVEGVSKSYRRGDVSETVLEDITFSIGRGEFLSLMGPSGSGKSTLLNLIAGLDKPDAGSIIVDGLEVSDLTEAELARWRSQSVGFVFQFYNLIPVLTALENVELPLLLTGLSRAERREHAAAALSLVSLSDRLGHYPKQLSGGQQQRVSIARALVSDPLLLVADEPTGDLDRKSAEDVLDLMERMNRDFGKTIVMVTHDPHAAARAGTMLYLDKGSLGSAPQDPL